The Lacipirellula parvula genome window below encodes:
- the rpsC gene encoding 30S ribosomal protein S3 encodes MGQKVNPVGFRTGIMLGWKSRWYASKKEFADLLMEDQKIRKFIHKKYKFAGIPKVEIERTRDEVKVILHAARPGVIIGRKGQEVEQLQDELQKLVGRRINIKIEEVNRPELMAQLVAEDIGEQLSKRASFRRTMKRSVEQTMEAGAKGIKVQLAGRLGGSEMARREKQIAGSIPLSTLRANIDYGITEAMTAQGHIGIQVWINQGMFEDQTDGADAQEGQAQKKPKRAYKR; translated from the coding sequence ATGGGTCAAAAAGTCAATCCAGTTGGTTTCCGCACCGGCATCATGCTCGGCTGGAAGAGCCGCTGGTATGCGTCGAAGAAGGAATTCGCCGATCTGCTGATGGAAGATCAGAAGATCCGCAAGTTCATTCACAAGAAGTACAAATTCGCCGGCATCCCGAAGGTGGAGATCGAGCGGACTCGCGACGAAGTGAAGGTGATCCTGCACGCGGCTCGTCCCGGCGTGATCATCGGTCGCAAGGGCCAGGAAGTTGAGCAACTGCAAGACGAACTGCAAAAGCTCGTCGGGCGTCGCATCAACATCAAGATCGAAGAAGTCAATCGCCCCGAGCTCATGGCTCAACTGGTGGCGGAAGATATTGGCGAGCAGCTCAGCAAGCGGGCGAGCTTCCGCCGGACGATGAAGCGTTCGGTGGAGCAGACCATGGAAGCTGGCGCCAAGGGAATCAAGGTGCAGCTGGCCGGCCGTCTCGGCGGTTCGGAAATGGCTCGCCGCGAAAAGCAGATTGCAGGGTCGATTCCGCTCAGCACCTTGCGGGCGAACATCGACTACGGAATTACGGAGGCCATGACCGCGCAAGGTCATATCGGCATCCAAGTGTGGATCAACCAAGGCATGTTTGAGGACCAGACCGATGGCGCTGATGCCCAAGAGGGTCAAGCACAGAAAAAGCCAAAGAGGGCGTATAAGAGGTAA
- the rplB gene encoding 50S ribosomal protein L2: MGIRKYKPVTAGRRGATVSDFAELTPGAKPEKSLLRPKPKTGGRNNQGKITARHRGGGHKQQYRLIDFRRNKDGIPAKVDSIQYDPNRSARIALLFYADGEKRYIIAPGSLKAGDQVMSGPDAPAKVGNCLPLTKIPLGTAIFNIELQAGRGGVLCRSAGANATLMAREAEWAQISLPSGEIRRIPSACRATIGEASNSDHFGVVLGKAGRSRWMGRRPHVRGTAMNPIDHPHGGGEGRTKGGRHPVSPQGKSAKGGATRQRRKPSNKAIVRRRRSRRYGVQKLVTK; this comes from the coding sequence ATGGGCATTCGCAAATACAAGCCAGTGACCGCCGGCCGCCGCGGAGCGACGGTTAGCGATTTCGCTGAACTGACGCCGGGCGCCAAGCCGGAGAAGTCGCTTCTCCGTCCGAAGCCGAAGACTGGCGGCCGCAACAATCAAGGTAAGATCACCGCCCGTCATCGTGGCGGCGGTCACAAGCAGCAATACCGCTTGATCGATTTCCGTCGCAACAAGGACGGCATTCCGGCCAAGGTTGATTCGATCCAATACGATCCGAATCGCTCGGCCCGCATTGCGTTGTTGTTCTACGCCGACGGCGAGAAGCGTTACATCATCGCCCCCGGCAGCCTGAAGGCTGGCGACCAGGTGATGAGCGGCCCCGACGCTCCGGCGAAGGTGGGCAACTGCTTGCCGCTGACGAAGATTCCGCTGGGCACTGCGATCTTCAACATCGAACTGCAAGCTGGCCGCGGCGGCGTGCTGTGCCGCAGTGCTGGCGCCAACGCCACGCTGATGGCTCGCGAAGCCGAATGGGCTCAGATCTCGCTGCCGAGCGGCGAAATTCGCCGTATCCCGTCCGCCTGCCGCGCGACGATCGGCGAAGCGAGCAACTCCGATCACTTCGGCGTCGTGTTGGGCAAGGCTGGTCGCAGTCGCTGGATGGGGCGTCGTCCTCACGTCCGCGGTACCGCGATGAACCCGATCGACCATCCGCACGGTGGTGGTGAAGGTCGTACCAAGGGCGGTCGTCACCCGGTGAGCCCGCAAGGCAAGAGCGCCAAGGGTGGTGCGACCCGTCAACGTCGGAAGCCTTCGAACAAGGCAATCGTTCGTCGTCGTCGCAGCCGCCGCTACGGCGTGCAGAAGTTGGTCACGAAGTAA
- the rplX gene encoding 50S ribosomal protein L24 — protein MLIKTGDTVEVIAGASKGKQSRVIEVLRAEGKALVEGVAKVYKHVRRSQKHPQGGRLSKEAPIQLSNLAYFCSACSKATRLGSRFTNDGSKERFCKKCGASAGELAPAKKAHAKK, from the coding sequence ATGTTGATCAAGACAGGCGACACAGTAGAAGTCATCGCCGGCGCCAGCAAGGGCAAGCAGAGCCGCGTTATCGAGGTGCTGCGGGCCGAAGGCAAGGCGTTGGTCGAGGGAGTCGCGAAGGTTTACAAGCACGTCCGCCGCAGCCAGAAGCACCCGCAAGGGGGCCGTCTGAGCAAAGAGGCGCCGATTCAACTTTCGAATCTGGCGTACTTCTGCAGTGCGTGCAGCAAGGCGACCCGCCTTGGATCGCGGTTCACGAACGACGGTTCCAAAGAGCGGTTTTGCAAGAAGTGCGGAGCCTCGGCCGGCGAGCTTGCTCCCGCTAAGAAGGCTCACGCGAAAAAGTAA
- the rpsH gene encoding 30S ribosomal protein S8 — MMTDPIADMLTRIRNAVRVERPVVEMPLSKVKRGVAEVLKREGYIWDFHEEAADGNPQKQLFIDLKYGPNGERVIRHIKRVSKPGRRVYSRSSDLRPILNGLGISIISTSRGVISDREARQKKLGGEVLCELW; from the coding sequence ATGATGACCGACCCAATTGCCGACATGCTCACCCGCATCCGCAACGCTGTCCGCGTCGAGCGGCCTGTCGTGGAGATGCCGCTTTCGAAAGTGAAGCGGGGCGTGGCGGAAGTGCTGAAGCGTGAAGGCTATATCTGGGACTTCCATGAAGAAGCCGCCGACGGCAATCCCCAGAAGCAGCTCTTCATCGACCTGAAGTACGGTCCGAATGGCGAACGCGTCATCCGCCACATCAAGCGGGTCAGCAAGCCTGGTCGTCGGGTCTACAGCCGGTCGTCGGACCTCCGTCCGATCCTGAACGGCTTGGGGATTTCGATCATCAGCACCAGCCGCGGCGTGATCAGCGATCGCGAAGCCCGGCAGAAGAAGCTCGGCGGCGAAGTGCTGTGCGAGCTTTGGTAG
- the rplO gene encoding 50S ribosomal protein L15 — protein sequence MNIDDVNRGIVKNKKRKRIGRGIGSGHGKTAGRGHKGAGSRNGNSTRVTFTGGNMPLVQRIPKRGFNNRWGLKVVVVNLGQIEEAYAAGEEVTLDTLAAKNLARGRFDVLKVLGDGDLKKKLKISAHRFSESAAEKIKQAGGEMILLPGRASVEDYKAEKKAEKKAAAAKAKA from the coding sequence ATGAATATTGACGACGTCAATCGCGGCATTGTTAAGAACAAGAAGCGCAAGCGGATTGGCCGCGGCATCGGTTCGGGCCACGGCAAGACCGCCGGCCGCGGTCACAAGGGCGCCGGCTCGCGTAACGGCAACAGCACGCGCGTCACCTTTACCGGCGGCAACATGCCGCTCGTGCAGCGCATTCCGAAGCGCGGCTTCAACAATCGTTGGGGCTTGAAGGTCGTCGTCGTGAACCTCGGCCAGATCGAGGAAGCCTATGCCGCCGGCGAAGAAGTCACGCTCGACACCCTGGCTGCGAAGAACCTGGCCCGCGGCCGGTTCGACGTGCTCAAGGTTCTGGGCGACGGCGACCTCAAGAAGAAGTTGAAGATCTCGGCCCATCGCTTCAGCGAATCGGCTGCTGAGAAGATCAAGCAAGCTGGCGGCGAAATGATCTTGCTGCCGGGCCGGGCTTCGGTGGAAGATTACAAGGCGGAGAAGAAGGCAGAAAAGAAGGCCGCTGCCGCCAAAGCGAAGGCTTAA
- a CDS encoding type Z 30S ribosomal protein S14 — protein sequence MASKSKIAKANRTPKFSSRRESRCKLCGRPRAVYRKFGTCRICFRNLADKGLIPGVKKASW from the coding sequence GTGGCTAGCAAATCAAAGATCGCGAAGGCTAACCGGACGCCGAAGTTCTCGTCGCGCCGGGAGTCGCGTTGCAAGCTGTGCGGCCGTCCCCGCGCGGTGTACCGCAAGTTCGGCACGTGCCGGATCTGCTTCCGCAACCTGGCGGACAAGGGCCTGATCCCTGGCGTGAAGAAGGCCAGCTGGTAA
- the rpsS gene encoding 30S ribosomal protein S19 — protein sequence MGRSTKKGPYVDPKLYLKVEKLNEVGRKDPLTTWARACTIIPEFVGHTFMVHNGKAHLKVFVTEDMVGHRLGEFSPTRNFRGHGGKAKK from the coding sequence ATGGGACGTTCAACGAAAAAGGGTCCTTACGTCGACCCGAAGCTGTACCTGAAGGTCGAGAAGCTCAACGAAGTGGGCCGCAAGGATCCGCTGACGACTTGGGCTCGGGCCTGCACGATCATCCCCGAGTTCGTTGGCCACACGTTCATGGTCCACAACGGCAAGGCTCATTTGAAGGTCTTCGTCACGGAAGACATGGTGGGGCACCGTTTGGGCGAGTTCTCGCCGACCCGCAACTTCCGCGGTCACGGCGGCAAGGCGAAGAAGTAA
- the rplN gene encoding 50S ribosomal protein L14: MIQMESRLAVADNTGAKEVMCIKVLGGSRRRFANLGDVIVCSVKSVIPGSDVKKKAVVRGVIVRLRSPTRRDDGSYVRFDNNAVVLIDKDNNPRGTRIFGAVARELRDRRFMKIVSLANEVV; encoded by the coding sequence ATGATTCAAATGGAAAGCCGCCTTGCCGTCGCCGACAACACGGGCGCCAAGGAAGTGATGTGCATCAAGGTGTTGGGCGGCAGCCGTCGTCGTTTCGCCAATCTTGGCGATGTGATCGTCTGCAGCGTGAAGAGCGTCATCCCGGGCAGCGACGTCAAGAAGAAGGCTGTCGTCCGCGGCGTGATCGTTCGCTTGCGTTCGCCGACCCGTCGTGACGACGGCAGCTACGTGCGGTTCGACAACAACGCCGTGGTGCTGATCGACAAAGACAACAACCCGCGTGGAACTCGTATCTTCGGCGCCGTCGCTCGCGAACTTCGCGACCGTCGCTTCATGAAGATCGTTAGCCTCGCGAACGAAGTAGTTTAG
- the rplR gene encoding 50S ribosomal protein L18 has translation MEHQKALGKQRQRRTFRVRKRLKGDAERPRLTICRTLRNITAQVIDDSIGKTLASASTADKELSKAIKYGGNKAAAEAIGKAIAERAAKAGVTKVRFDRGACKFHGRVAALAEAARAGGLDF, from the coding sequence ATGGAACATCAAAAGGCACTCGGCAAGCAACGGCAGCGGCGGACGTTTCGCGTTCGCAAGCGCCTGAAGGGCGATGCCGAACGTCCCCGTCTGACGATTTGTCGGACGCTGCGCAACATCACTGCCCAGGTGATCGACGACAGCATCGGTAAGACGTTGGCTTCGGCCTCGACGGCTGACAAGGAACTGTCGAAGGCGATCAAGTACGGCGGCAACAAGGCTGCTGCGGAAGCGATCGGCAAGGCGATTGCCGAGCGTGCTGCGAAGGCTGGCGTGACGAAGGTCCGGTTCGACCGCGGCGCCTGCAAGTTCCATGGTCGCGTCGCGGCACTGGCCGAAGCAGCTCGTGCCGGTGGCTTGGATTTTTAA
- the rplP gene encoding 50S ribosomal protein L16 — translation MALMPKRVKHRKSQRGRIRGNATRGNRVVFGEYGLQAEQGGWLSAQTIEAGRIAAQQYIRGEGKLYIRVFPQKSVTSIPLETRMGKGKGEPEYWAAVIKPGTILYELSGVGEAAAKLCLARLAHKMPVRVRMVKRT, via the coding sequence ATGGCGCTGATGCCCAAGAGGGTCAAGCACAGAAAAAGCCAAAGAGGGCGTATAAGAGGTAACGCCACGCGCGGCAATCGCGTCGTCTTTGGCGAGTATGGCTTGCAGGCCGAACAAGGCGGCTGGCTAAGCGCTCAGACGATCGAAGCCGGGCGTATCGCTGCCCAGCAATACATCCGCGGCGAAGGCAAGTTGTACATTCGCGTGTTTCCGCAAAAGTCGGTCACGTCCATTCCGCTCGAAACCCGTATGGGTAAGGGCAAGGGCGAACCCGAATACTGGGCGGCGGTGATTAAGCCGGGCACGATCCTGTACGAGCTGAGCGGCGTGGGCGAAGCGGCGGCCAAGTTGTGCCTCGCGCGGTTGGCTCACAAGATGCCGGTCCGCGTTCGCATGGTAAAGAGAACATAA
- the rplW gene encoding 50S ribosomal protein L23 has protein sequence MPRHVPASTSIVLEPHQVIVKPLVTEKGMHKSTRNNAYAFEINRLATKEDVKKAVETLFEVKVLKVATQNRKGKARRTRFRLGMTKDWKKAIVTLDAEHRINFF, from the coding sequence ATGCCACGGCACGTACCAGCTTCGACGAGCATTGTTCTCGAACCGCACCAGGTGATCGTAAAGCCCCTGGTGACGGAAAAGGGGATGCACAAGTCGACTCGCAACAACGCCTACGCCTTCGAAATCAACCGTCTTGCCACCAAGGAAGACGTGAAGAAGGCCGTTGAGACGTTGTTCGAAGTCAAGGTGTTGAAGGTCGCGACGCAGAACCGCAAGGGGAAGGCTCGCCGCACCCGGTTCCGTCTCGGCATGACGAAGGATTGGAAGAAGGCGATCGTGACGCTCGACGCCGAGCACCGGATCAACTTCTTCTAA
- the rplC gene encoding 50S ribosomal protein L3, with amino-acid sequence MTQIYDEQGNVVPVTVVQAGPCDVLQVRTSERDGYEAVQLGYLDKPRRLAGRSERGHVAKLDSKRSKARAAAGVEALAKAGCEPKRFVREIRGGAGDLQVGSKVDVSALEGIARVDVVATSKGRGFSGAMKRHNFSGQRATHGVKKCHRALGGTGASAFPSRLFKGKKMPGQYGSARCTIRNQKLVSVDAEQNLLLIRGAVPGPNGGYVVIQRTNKM; translated from the coding sequence ATGACGCAGATTTACGACGAGCAAGGCAACGTCGTGCCGGTCACCGTCGTTCAGGCTGGCCCCTGCGATGTGTTGCAGGTGCGGACCTCGGAGCGAGATGGTTACGAAGCGGTGCAACTAGGGTATCTCGACAAGCCGCGCCGTCTGGCCGGCCGTAGCGAGCGTGGCCATGTCGCCAAGCTCGACAGCAAGCGGAGCAAGGCTCGTGCGGCTGCTGGCGTTGAAGCTCTGGCGAAGGCAGGTTGTGAGCCGAAGCGTTTCGTCCGCGAAATTCGCGGCGGCGCCGGCGACCTGCAAGTTGGTTCGAAAGTTGACGTTTCCGCCCTCGAGGGAATTGCTCGGGTGGACGTCGTCGCGACCAGCAAGGGTCGCGGTTTCTCTGGCGCCATGAAGCGTCACAACTTCAGTGGTCAGCGTGCCACCCACGGTGTGAAGAAGTGTCACCGTGCTCTCGGCGGCACCGGCGCCAGCGCGTTCCCGAGTCGTCTGTTCAAGGGCAAGAAGATGCCTGGTCAGTACGGTTCGGCTCGCTGCACGATCCGCAATCAAAAGTTGGTGAGCGTCGACGCCGAGCAGAATTTGCTGCTCATCCGCGGCGCCGTCCCGGGACCGAACGGCGGTTACGTCGTGATCCAACGCACGAACAAGATGTAA
- the rpsQ gene encoding 30S ribosomal protein S17, producing MPKKQLTGVVVSDKCAKTRRVEIDRLVPHSKYGKFIRRKTVCHVHDENNESGIGDTVEIIECPPKSRLKRWDLVRVVEKSSAVDIAAMRAAAKQAAADGEG from the coding sequence ATGCCCAAAAAGCAACTAACCGGCGTCGTGGTGAGCGACAAGTGTGCGAAGACTCGGCGCGTCGAAATCGACCGCTTGGTGCCGCACTCCAAGTATGGCAAGTTCATTCGTCGCAAGACGGTGTGCCACGTTCACGACGAGAACAACGAGTCGGGGATCGGCGACACGGTGGAAATCATCGAGTGCCCGCCGAAGTCCCGTCTGAAGCGTTGGGACCTGGTCCGGGTGGTTGAGAAGTCGAGCGCGGTCGACATCGCGGCCATGCGTGCTGCTGCGAAGCAGGCCGCCGCGGACGGCGAGGGTTGA
- the rplF gene encoding 50S ribosomal protein L6 produces the protein MSRIGKKPVSIVDGVKVNVANREVTVEGKLGKLVWTHRPEVTVEVDAGAKEIVVTRKNDDRLPRALHGLTRALIRNMVEGVSTGYEKKLEIQGVGYLAAIAGDTLQLRVGFANEIHKKIPAGLTVTCPDQTHISIKGADRQKVGQFAAEVRAVRKPEPYKGKGVRYEGEQVRRKAGKTAK, from the coding sequence ATGTCGCGTATTGGCAAGAAACCGGTTTCGATTGTTGATGGCGTTAAAGTGAACGTCGCCAATCGTGAAGTCACCGTCGAAGGTAAGCTCGGCAAGTTGGTCTGGACGCATCGTCCGGAAGTGACGGTCGAAGTTGACGCTGGCGCCAAGGAAATCGTCGTCACTCGCAAGAACGACGATCGCCTCCCCCGCGCCCTCCACGGTCTGACCCGCGCCTTGATCCGCAACATGGTCGAAGGCGTGTCGACCGGGTACGAGAAGAAGCTCGAAATTCAGGGCGTTGGTTACCTGGCCGCGATTGCTGGCGACACGCTGCAATTGCGGGTCGGCTTCGCCAACGAAATTCACAAGAAGATTCCCGCCGGTCTGACCGTGACCTGCCCCGACCAGACGCACATTTCGATCAAGGGCGCCGACCGTCAAAAGGTTGGTCAGTTCGCCGCCGAAGTGCGTGCCGTTCGCAAGCCTGAACCTTACAAGGGCAAGGGCGTGCGTTACGAAGGCGAGCAAGTCCGTCGTAAGGCTGGTAAGACCGCGAAGTAG
- the rplV gene encoding 50S ribosomal protein L22 produces the protein MAYTATHRHAQISARKVRPLADLIRGKRVDEALALLKYQPQRGARLIEKVLQSALGNADDRRAPNLGGLRVVDARIDGGPMVKRVRPGARGMAHIIKKRMSHIKISIE, from the coding sequence ATGGCTTACACTGCAACACACCGGCATGCCCAGATCAGCGCCCGCAAGGTGCGCCCGCTGGCTGACTTGATTCGCGGGAAGCGCGTCGACGAGGCTCTGGCCCTGCTGAAGTACCAGCCGCAACGCGGCGCTCGGTTGATCGAGAAAGTGCTGCAAAGCGCCCTCGGCAACGCGGATGATCGTCGCGCCCCGAACTTGGGCGGCCTGCGGGTCGTCGACGCCCGCATTGATGGCGGTCCGATGGTGAAGCGGGTTCGTCCCGGCGCCCGCGGCATGGCTCACATCATCAAGAAGCGGATGTCGCACATCAAGATTTCGATCGAATAG
- the secY gene encoding preprotein translocase subunit SecY: protein MWEKLRVVWQIPELRKKILLTLGLLAVYRLGFQIPLPIVDPNKVETFSRAGGMADILKQVAVFSASQLDQVTIFGLGIMPYISASIIFQLLGSVYPPLEALQKEGEAGRKKINEYTRYATVFICIIQSWIYVKSIVPNLAYDSFVVDPTAPTRTLMFSWTIVAVLTMTAGTVFLMWIGEQIDEFGIGNGISLLIMAGILSAMPGAGMQLLKQSSLELTGGDGQLGIEQLIILALMFVAVIFGVVFITMGQRQIPMQSAKHVRGRRVMGGTRQYLPLKVNQAGVMPIIFASSLLMLPAIVFGGLGKLFDANGAWGMTFDGIAQLFGGRGFVYAVTNIALIFFFCFFWTAITFNPKDVADNLKNYGSFIPGYRPGKRTADYLEKVMFRITYVGAGFLALVAIVPSMISGSLNVTPLVANFYGGTSLLIAVSVAFDLVQKIDSHLVMRNYKGLLES, encoded by the coding sequence ATGTGGGAAAAGCTTCGCGTCGTTTGGCAGATCCCTGAGCTGCGGAAGAAGATTCTGCTGACGCTCGGCCTGTTGGCGGTCTATCGGCTTGGTTTCCAGATTCCGCTGCCGATCGTCGACCCGAACAAGGTCGAAACGTTCTCGCGCGCCGGCGGCATGGCCGATATTTTGAAGCAAGTCGCCGTCTTCAGCGCCAGCCAACTCGACCAGGTGACGATCTTCGGCCTCGGCATCATGCCGTACATTTCGGCCTCGATTATCTTCCAGCTCTTGGGCAGCGTGTACCCGCCGCTCGAAGCGCTGCAGAAGGAAGGCGAAGCGGGCCGCAAGAAGATCAACGAGTACACCCGCTACGCGACGGTCTTCATTTGCATTATCCAAAGCTGGATCTACGTGAAGTCGATCGTGCCCAATTTGGCCTACGATTCGTTCGTCGTCGACCCAACGGCGCCGACGCGGACGTTAATGTTCAGCTGGACCATCGTCGCTGTGCTGACGATGACCGCCGGTACGGTGTTTCTGATGTGGATCGGCGAGCAAATCGACGAGTTCGGCATCGGCAACGGCATTAGCTTGCTGATTATGGCCGGCATTCTGTCGGCGATGCCTGGCGCCGGCATGCAGTTGCTCAAGCAATCGTCGCTCGAACTGACCGGCGGCGACGGTCAACTCGGCATCGAGCAATTGATCATCCTGGCGCTAATGTTCGTGGCGGTGATTTTCGGCGTCGTGTTCATCACGATGGGCCAACGTCAAATCCCGATGCAGAGCGCCAAGCACGTCCGCGGTCGCCGCGTGATGGGCGGTACTCGCCAGTACTTGCCGCTGAAGGTGAATCAGGCCGGCGTGATGCCGATCATTTTCGCCAGCAGCTTGTTGATGCTGCCGGCGATCGTCTTCGGCGGGCTAGGGAAGCTATTTGACGCCAATGGCGCCTGGGGCATGACCTTCGACGGCATCGCTCAGTTGTTCGGCGGTCGCGGCTTCGTCTACGCCGTAACGAACATCGCTCTGATTTTCTTCTTCTGCTTCTTCTGGACGGCTATCACCTTCAACCCGAAGGACGTCGCCGACAATTTGAAGAACTACGGCTCGTTCATTCCTGGCTACCGGCCGGGCAAACGGACGGCCGATTACCTGGAAAAAGTCATGTTCCGGATCACCTACGTCGGCGCCGGCTTCCTGGCGCTCGTGGCGATCGTGCCGAGCATGATTTCGGGCTCGCTAAACGTCACGCCGCTGGTCGCCAACTTTTACGGCGGCACCAGCTTGCTGATTGCGGTGAGCGTGGCGTTTGATTTGGTGCAGAAGATCGATAGTCATTTGGTGATGCGGAATTACAAGGGATTGTTGGAGTCCTAA
- the rpmC gene encoding 50S ribosomal protein L29 — MSKAKELRDMSDEQLDLTVKEAVDKLFRARVQSQTERLDAPSELKRQRRLIARAKTIQGERQRAAAAK, encoded by the coding sequence ATGAGCAAAGCCAAAGAACTTCGGGATATGAGCGACGAGCAGCTCGATCTGACCGTGAAAGAAGCGGTCGATAAGCTGTTTCGCGCCCGGGTCCAGTCGCAGACTGAACGTCTCGACGCCCCGAGCGAGCTGAAGCGTCAGCGTCGTTTGATTGCCCGTGCGAAGACCATTCAAGGCGAGCGGCAACGAGCAGCCGCAGCGAAGTAA
- the rplD gene encoding 50S ribosomal protein L4, whose translation MPKLNVHDAKGNKVGTYNIEVADLAPQINKQLLHDAVVMYQSNLRQGSHKTKNRHEVSGSTKKMYRQKGTGNARAGHRKSGVRRGGGHMKQINPRDYSYSLPRKALQLATRMALASKVQDDEIVLIDKLAFAAPKTKEMAGILKTLGCEGKSVLVATAGYDVNVYKSGRNIDRVNVAPAGDLNAFSVLSAKRVVMTTEALDAFKAKAAAKSKAAAN comes from the coding sequence ATGCCAAAGCTCAACGTACACGACGCCAAGGGTAACAAGGTCGGCACCTACAATATCGAGGTGGCTGATCTCGCTCCGCAGATCAACAAGCAATTGTTGCACGACGCGGTGGTGATGTACCAATCCAACCTGCGTCAAGGTTCGCACAAGACCAAGAACCGGCACGAAGTCTCCGGTTCGACTAAGAAGATGTACCGCCAGAAGGGTACGGGCAATGCTCGCGCGGGTCACCGCAAGAGCGGTGTGCGTCGCGGCGGCGGTCACATGAAGCAAATCAACCCGCGCGATTACTCGTACTCGCTGCCTCGCAAGGCGCTGCAGTTGGCCACTCGCATGGCCCTCGCGTCGAAGGTGCAAGACGACGAAATCGTGTTGATCGACAAGTTGGCCTTCGCCGCGCCGAAGACCAAAGAAATGGCCGGCATCCTCAAGACCCTCGGCTGCGAAGGCAAGTCGGTCTTGGTGGCCACCGCCGGCTACGACGTCAACGTGTACAAGAGCGGCCGCAACATTGATCGCGTCAATGTCGCGCCGGCCGGTGATCTGAATGCCTTCTCAGTTCTCTCGGCCAAGCGGGTCGTGATGACCACGGAAGCGTTGGATGCGTTCAAGGCGAAGGCCGCTGCCAAGAGCAAGGCCGCAGCCAACTAG
- the rplE gene encoding 50S ribosomal protein L5, which yields MAKAATKPAKSEGGAPVPRLKERFESEILPAMREKFGRQNRLALPRIEKIVVSMGVGSAMSDKKHIEEAASAMTDLTGQKALICKARKSIANFRLREGVAIGCKVTLRGARMYEFLDRLIAIALPRVRDFRGLKLDAFDGHGNYSLGLTEQLVFPELNPDKYLRPQGMNIAICIAGDSDDESREMLRLFGLPFRNPDEVAA from the coding sequence ATGGCTAAAGCCGCAACCAAACCAGCAAAGAGCGAAGGCGGAGCTCCGGTCCCGCGCCTCAAGGAACGCTTCGAGAGCGAAATTCTTCCGGCGATGCGGGAGAAGTTCGGTCGTCAGAACCGCCTTGCCTTGCCGCGGATCGAGAAGATCGTCGTGAGCATGGGCGTCGGCAGCGCGATGAGCGATAAGAAGCACATCGAAGAAGCCGCCTCGGCGATGACCGATCTGACGGGCCAAAAGGCGCTGATCTGCAAGGCCCGCAAGTCGATCGCCAACTTCCGTCTTCGCGAAGGCGTGGCGATTGGTTGCAAAGTGACGCTTCGCGGTGCCCGGATGTATGAGTTCCTCGACCGTCTCATCGCAATCGCGCTTCCGCGTGTTCGCGACTTCCGCGGTCTGAAGCTCGATGCGTTCGATGGCCACGGCAACTATAGCCTGGGTCTGACTGAACAGTTGGTGTTCCCTGAACTGAACCCCGACAAGTACCTCCGCCCGCAAGGGATGAACATCGCGATTTGCATCGCCGGCGATTCGGACGACGAGTCCCGCGAGATGCTGCGGTTGTTCGGTCTGCCGTTCAGAAATCCTGATGAAGTCGCAGCCTAG
- the rpsE gene encoding 30S ribosomal protein S5 produces MRGELQENVVKIKRCAAVVKGGRRFSFAAMVVVGNGDGKVGWGYGKANEVPPSVEKAVKEGMRQQIVVARDGSTIPHLVKGRYGAAKVVLAPAGPGTGVIAGAAVRAVCEAAGIHDILTKSFGSNNPVSLVKATMAALEQLRPKTDVERLRGVHLS; encoded by the coding sequence ATCCGCGGCGAGTTGCAAGAAAACGTCGTGAAGATCAAGCGGTGCGCCGCGGTGGTCAAGGGTGGTCGTCGCTTTAGCTTCGCGGCGATGGTCGTGGTCGGCAACGGCGACGGCAAGGTCGGCTGGGGCTACGGCAAGGCGAACGAAGTGCCGCCGAGCGTCGAGAAGGCCGTCAAGGAAGGCATGCGTCAACAAATCGTCGTCGCTCGCGATGGCAGCACGATCCCCCACTTGGTGAAGGGCCGTTATGGCGCCGCCAAGGTAGTGTTGGCCCCGGCCGGTCCTGGTACGGGCGTCATCGCCGGCGCCGCGGTGCGTGCCGTGTGCGAAGCCGCCGGCATCCACGACATCCTCACGAAGAGCTTCGGCTCCAACAATCCCGTCTCGCTGGTCAAAGCGACGATGGCGGCCCTGGAACAGCTTCGTCCGAAGACCGACGTCGAGCGTCTTCGCGGCGTGCACCTTTCGTAG